One window of Rhodothermales bacterium genomic DNA carries:
- a CDS encoding extracellular solute-binding protein, which produces MTLALVLLLMAGCGPEDDRTRVRIWHQKTGAERVFFNEAVARLNAEQDTVVVEALYRETEELRNLFVVGSVGGQGPELIFGPADNVGVLAVTATIRPIDEVLPADYLAQFTDEGIVRWEGEPWMLADQIGNQLVFVYNKALLPTPPETTDEMIAALQRETKDTDGDGRTDTYGLTWNYREPFFFIPFLTGFGGWVLDDEGHPTLDNEATVRAIRFVLDLRDKYGVIPGESDYDVAETLFKEGRAASIINGPWAWAGYGDSGIDYGIAPIPRVSETGQWSGPMVAAKGYSVNVNVPDDKLPAVRAVLMALTGAAIQRQMAADLATIPTMRTVRESDAVRDNAELQASLATVEKGRMMPIAPQMRQVWDGMRGPYQLIMNGAVTPEEGARLMQENVEKLIADTFL; this is translated from the coding sequence ATGACGCTAGCGCTCGTCCTGCTACTTATGGCAGGGTGCGGGCCGGAGGACGACCGGACGCGCGTCCGCATCTGGCACCAGAAGACCGGGGCCGAGCGGGTGTTCTTCAACGAGGCCGTCGCCCGGCTCAACGCCGAGCAGGACACCGTCGTCGTCGAAGCGCTCTACCGCGAGACCGAGGAGCTGCGGAATCTCTTCGTCGTCGGCTCCGTCGGAGGGCAGGGGCCGGAGCTGATCTTCGGCCCGGCGGACAACGTCGGCGTGCTCGCCGTCACCGCGACGATCCGGCCCATCGACGAAGTCCTCCCCGCCGACTACCTCGCGCAGTTCACCGACGAGGGCATCGTCCGCTGGGAGGGCGAGCCGTGGATGCTCGCCGACCAGATCGGCAACCAGCTCGTCTTCGTCTACAACAAGGCGCTCCTCCCGACGCCGCCCGAGACGACCGACGAGATGATCGCCGCGCTCCAGCGCGAGACGAAGGACACCGACGGCGACGGGCGGACCGACACGTACGGGCTGACGTGGAACTACCGTGAGCCGTTCTTCTTCATCCCCTTCCTCACCGGCTTCGGCGGCTGGGTGCTCGACGACGAGGGCCACCCGACGCTCGACAACGAGGCGACCGTCCGCGCGATCCGCTTCGTGCTCGACCTCCGCGATAAGTACGGCGTGATCCCCGGCGAGAGCGACTACGACGTGGCTGAAACGCTCTTTAAGGAGGGCCGCGCCGCGAGCATCATCAACGGTCCGTGGGCATGGGCCGGATACGGCGACTCCGGCATCGACTACGGCATCGCGCCGATCCCGCGCGTGAGCGAGACCGGGCAGTGGTCCGGCCCGATGGTCGCCGCGAAGGGCTACTCCGTCAACGTCAACGTGCCCGACGACAAGCTGCCCGCCGTCCGCGCCGTGCTGATGGCGCTTACCGGCGCCGCCATCCAGCGCCAGATGGCCGCCGACCTCGCCACGATCCCCACGATGCGCACCGTCCGCGAGTCCGACGCCGTCCGAGACAACGCCGAGTTGCAAGCCTCGCTCGCGACCGTCGAGAAGGGCCGGATGATGCCGATCGCGCCGCAGATGCGGCAGGTGTGGGACGGGATGCGCGGCCCCTACCAGCTCATCATGAACGGCGCCGTCACGCCCGAAGAAGGCGCCCGCCTCATGCAGGAGAACGTCGAGAAGCTCATCGCCGACACGTTTTTATGA
- a CDS encoding glycoside hydrolase family 13 protein, translating to MTASAAGGLLTLALALLVGCAGSDEMSAVPVEVAAVEAAPETPAMDESMMEKPVMESGSEAALRSNPNVPAWAADAVFYQLFPERFRNGDVTNDPTRASLETPLDRIPANWAVTPWTSDWYARADWETVRGDDFYEDGVFDRRYGGDLQGVIDKLDYLKDLGINTIYFNPVFYARSLHKYDGNSFHHVDPHFGPDPAGDFALMATETSDPATWHHTEADKLFYRLLDEAHARGLRVIIDGVFNHTGRDFFAFENLRTEQAASPYTDWYVVESFDDPATPEDEFAYAGWWGVETLPEFADTADGTDLHPGPKEYVFDATARWHDPNGDGDPSDGIDGWRLDVANEVPVKFWTDWNAHVRELNPEAYTVTEIWEEADEFVRVGGFSATMNYHGFAFPVKGFLIDGTAPASAFAEMLNERREEYPEAVQYALQNLVDSHDTDRVASMIVNADPDEAYAAPDRWDYDWTGRVSPRGGYDYDVRRPSPDQREIQRLVALMQMTYVGPPMIYYGTEAGMWGADDPDDRKPMVWADLAYDDECADPLGRKRACDEVAFDADLFAFHKEAIALRNESDALRHGDFRVLLADDERAVFAFARTRPDEAVVVVLNRSDEAHSVRVPVPVAGTYALTFATTKGPGRVQQDAEALLLDIPARTGLVLTREDR from the coding sequence GTGACCGCGAGCGCGGCGGGGGGTCTGCTGACGCTGGCACTCGCCCTCCTCGTCGGCTGCGCCGGATCGGACGAGATGTCCGCCGTCCCCGTTGAGGTCGCCGCCGTCGAGGCCGCGCCGGAAACGCCGGCGATGGACGAGTCCATGATGGAGAAGCCGGTGATGGAATCCGGGAGCGAGGCCGCGCTGCGCTCGAACCCGAACGTCCCCGCCTGGGCCGCCGACGCCGTGTTCTACCAGCTCTTCCCCGAGCGCTTCCGCAACGGCGACGTCACGAACGACCCGACGCGCGCCTCGCTCGAAACGCCGCTCGACCGCATCCCCGCGAACTGGGCCGTCACGCCGTGGACGAGCGATTGGTACGCCCGCGCCGACTGGGAAACCGTGCGCGGCGACGACTTCTACGAGGACGGCGTCTTCGACCGGCGCTACGGCGGCGACCTGCAAGGCGTGATCGACAAGCTCGACTACCTCAAAGACCTCGGGATCAACACGATCTATTTCAACCCCGTCTTCTACGCCCGCTCGCTCCACAAGTACGACGGCAACTCGTTCCACCACGTCGACCCGCACTTCGGGCCGGACCCGGCCGGCGACTTCGCCCTCATGGCGACGGAGACGAGCGACCCCGCGACGTGGCACCACACCGAGGCCGACAAGCTGTTCTACCGCCTCCTCGACGAGGCCCACGCGCGCGGCCTCCGCGTCATCATCGACGGCGTGTTCAACCACACCGGCCGCGACTTCTTCGCCTTCGAAAACCTCCGCACCGAGCAGGCCGCCTCGCCCTATACCGACTGGTACGTCGTCGAGTCCTTCGACGACCCGGCGACGCCGGAGGACGAGTTCGCCTACGCCGGGTGGTGGGGCGTCGAGACCCTCCCCGAGTTCGCCGACACGGCCGACGGGACCGACCTCCACCCCGGCCCGAAGGAATACGTCTTCGACGCCACCGCCCGCTGGCACGACCCCAACGGCGACGGCGACCCGAGCGACGGCATCGACGGCTGGCGGCTCGACGTGGCGAACGAGGTGCCCGTCAAGTTCTGGACCGATTGGAACGCGCACGTCCGCGAGCTCAACCCCGAGGCCTACACCGTCACCGAGATCTGGGAAGAGGCCGACGAGTTCGTCCGCGTCGGCGGGTTCTCGGCGACGATGAACTACCACGGCTTCGCGTTCCCCGTCAAAGGCTTCCTCATTGACGGCACCGCCCCGGCGAGCGCGTTCGCCGAGATGCTGAACGAGCGGCGCGAGGAGTACCCCGAGGCCGTGCAGTACGCGCTCCAGAACCTCGTCGACTCCCACGACACGGACCGCGTCGCGTCGATGATCGTGAACGCGGACCCGGACGAGGCGTACGCCGCGCCCGACCGCTGGGACTACGACTGGACCGGGCGCGTCTCGCCGCGCGGCGGCTACGACTACGACGTCCGCCGGCCGAGCCCGGACCAGCGCGAGATCCAGCGGCTCGTCGCCCTCATGCAGATGACGTATGTCGGCCCGCCGATGATCTACTACGGCACCGAGGCCGGGATGTGGGGCGCCGACGACCCCGACGACCGCAAGCCGATGGTCTGGGCCGATCTCGCCTACGACGACGAATGTGCCGATCCCCTCGGCCGTAAGCGTGCCTGCGACGAGGTCGCCTTCGACGCCGACCTGTTCGCCTTCCACAAAGAGGCCATCGCCCTCCGCAACGAGAGCGACGCCCTCCGCCACGGCGACTTCCGCGTGCTCCTCGCCGACGACGAGCGCGCCGTTTTCGCCTTCGCCCGCACGCGGCCCGATGAGGCCGTCGTCGTCGTGCTGAACCGCTCGGACGAGGCGCACAGCGTCCGCGTGCCGGTGCCGGTCGCCGGGACGTACGCGCTCACCTTCGCCACCACGAAGGGGCCGGGCCGCGTGCAGCAGGACGCCGAGGCGCTGCTCCTCGACATCCCCGCGCGGACCGGGCTCGTGCTCACGCGGGAAGACAGATAA